Proteins encoded by one window of Streptomyces sp. NBC_01477:
- a CDS encoding response regulator transcription factor, whose product MAGASGRVLVVDDNKVIRQLIRVNLELEGFEVVTAADGAECLEIVHSVRPDVVTLDVVMPRLDGVRTAARLRADADPWTRDVGIVMVSAGALPDGTGGPRGVDAYVGKPFEPAELVETVRRLVRRGPVPPEPQGQAAGAPGGA is encoded by the coding sequence GTGGCGGGTGCGTCCGGCCGGGTGCTTGTTGTTGATGACAACAAGGTGATCCGGCAGTTGATCAGGGTCAACCTGGAGCTGGAGGGCTTCGAGGTCGTGACCGCGGCTGATGGTGCCGAGTGCCTGGAGATCGTGCACAGCGTGCGGCCGGATGTCGTGACGCTGGATGTGGTGATGCCGCGGCTGGACGGGGTACGGACGGCGGCGCGGTTGCGGGCGGACGCCGATCCGTGGACGCGGGACGTCGGGATCGTCATGGTCAGCGCCGGAGCCCTGCCGGACGGGACCGGGGGGCCGCGCGGGGTGGACGCGTACGTCGGGAAGCCGTTCGAGCCCGCCGAGCTGGTGGAGACCGTACGGCGGCTGGTGCGGCGCGGCCCCGTGCCGCCCGAACCGCAGGGCCAGGCCGCCGGCGCCCCCGGGGGAGCCTGA
- a CDS encoding site-specific integrase, translating into MAGRSSSPFAGRSWYDFALEYMDVRWRQTAAKTRCEDNDGLCALTLAMIRGRTLRPDEELLRRALRLRAFVVPRPADREVPGDERMAVRWVARATRPVDDLLDPEVMKGVVRSLSARADGSAVPGSTQRHCRKALVNAVGYAFGGGGAGDGLIPEIRWQVPRDDEEVDPRVLVNPGQARSLLDALSYVGLYGRARGRRLVGFFAGMYYAGLRPEEAVAVKHQDCVLPAHGWGRCVLHETRPQAGKKYTDSGLNHDERGLKSRRSGAVRVVPPPPQLVTFWRQSVDTFGTAADGRMFFTERGRVLGSSGYCTTLRDARVLALPPDLVESPLVARAYDLRHSALSTWLDAGVDPTEVAVRAGNTVETLLRTYAKCLYGRQTVANDRIDKFLGEYE; encoded by the coding sequence GTGGCCGGTCGTAGCAGTTCGCCTTTTGCTGGTCGGAGTTGGTATGACTTCGCGCTGGAGTACATGGACGTGCGCTGGCGGCAGACCGCGGCGAAGACACGTTGTGAAGACAACGACGGACTGTGCGCCCTCACTTTGGCCATGATCAGAGGACGGACGCTGCGGCCCGACGAGGAGCTGTTGCGCCGGGCGCTGCGGCTTCGGGCGTTTGTGGTGCCGCGTCCGGCGGACAGGGAGGTGCCGGGCGACGAACGGATGGCGGTGCGCTGGGTGGCTCGGGCGACGCGGCCCGTGGACGATCTTCTGGATCCGGAAGTGATGAAGGGGGTCGTCCGGTCTCTGAGCGCCCGAGCGGATGGATCTGCGGTACCGGGAAGCACGCAACGGCACTGTAGGAAGGCGCTGGTGAATGCGGTCGGTTACGCGTTCGGCGGGGGCGGCGCCGGCGATGGCCTGATCCCCGAGATCCGCTGGCAGGTGCCGAGGGACGACGAGGAGGTCGATCCGCGGGTTCTGGTGAATCCAGGCCAGGCGCGCTCGTTGCTGGACGCCCTGTCGTACGTAGGGCTGTACGGGCGGGCTCGGGGGCGGCGGCTGGTGGGGTTCTTCGCGGGGATGTACTACGCCGGTCTGCGGCCCGAGGAAGCCGTTGCCGTGAAGCACCAGGACTGTGTTCTGCCGGCACACGGCTGGGGCCGGTGCGTGCTGCACGAGACTCGTCCGCAAGCTGGCAAGAAGTACACGGACAGCGGCCTTAACCACGACGAGCGCGGCCTGAAGAGCCGGAGGAGCGGAGCGGTTCGTGTGGTGCCACCGCCGCCACAACTGGTGACGTTTTGGAGGCAGAGCGTCGACACGTTCGGCACGGCGGCCGACGGAAGAATGTTCTTCACCGAGCGGGGGCGGGTGCTGGGTTCCAGCGGCTATTGCACGACCTTGCGGGACGCGCGCGTCCTGGCGCTCCCACCGGATCTGGTGGAATCGCCTCTTGTTGCTCGCGCTTACGACCTGCGGCACTCGGCGCTGTCGACGTGGCTGGACGCGGGAGTGGATCCCACCGAGGTCGCCGTACGGGCCGGCAACACCGTCGAGACGCTGCTGCGCACCTATGCGAAGTGTCTCTACGGGCGCCAGACGGTCGCAAACGATCGCATCGACAAGTTCTTGGGTGAGTACGAGTAG
- the nrtL gene encoding ArgS-related anticodon-binding protein NrtL — translation MTPAELSWTVLSAVRRAVAADELRVAVPDKVVVQRPPRPGCGDYATNVALQLAGPAGLTAHEVAAILAVRLAKEPGIAQVEIAGAGFLNITLSARAYADVVRQVREQGRDYGRGDGLAGEAVTVVPEPPHAVRATLVAEAVNGLLRAAGAGPGRRESLTVAEPAAPGALPAAGAHLGSGAFREPEPGAHLGPDAFREPGAGAPPEPAAPPGATAPPEAAPPEASASVLLGRDATRWALLRPPGEDTPRLGPALLEQREANPFFRVRYAHARTRALLRNAHDLGVRVEAAARDPYRHPAETELLGLIADFPRVVETAARRRAPDRLARHLERLADAYFRFQDECPVLPKGDEKPSAVHAARVRLADATGIVLADGLHLLGISAPDHL, via the coding sequence GTGACTCCCGCCGAACTGTCGTGGACCGTGCTGAGCGCGGTCAGGCGTGCCGTGGCGGCGGACGAGTTGCGGGTCGCGGTGCCGGACAAGGTCGTGGTCCAGCGGCCGCCGCGACCCGGGTGCGGGGACTACGCCACCAACGTCGCCCTGCAACTCGCCGGGCCGGCCGGGCTCACCGCCCACGAGGTCGCCGCGATCCTCGCCGTACGTCTCGCGAAGGAGCCGGGCATCGCCCAGGTCGAGATCGCCGGCGCCGGCTTCCTGAACATCACGCTCAGCGCACGGGCGTACGCCGACGTCGTCCGGCAGGTGCGGGAACAGGGGCGGGACTACGGGCGCGGCGACGGGCTCGCGGGCGAGGCCGTCACCGTCGTTCCCGAGCCGCCGCACGCCGTACGCGCCACGCTCGTCGCCGAGGCCGTCAACGGGCTGCTCCGCGCGGCCGGCGCCGGCCCCGGCCGCCGGGAGAGCCTCACCGTCGCCGAGCCGGCAGCCCCCGGTGCCCTGCCGGCCGCCGGTGCGCACCTAGGGTCTGGCGCCTTCCGCGAGCCCGAGCCCGGCGCCCACCTCGGCCCGGACGCCTTCCGCGAGCCCGGGGCCGGCGCCCCGCCCGAGCCCGCCGCCCCGCCCGGGGCGACCGCACCCCCGGAAGCCGCCCCCCCCGAGGCCAGCGCCAGCGTTCTGCTCGGGCGCGACGCCACCCGCTGGGCGCTGCTGCGGCCTCCCGGGGAGGACACCCCGCGCCTCGGTCCCGCCCTGCTCGAACAGCGCGAGGCGAACCCCTTCTTCCGGGTCCGCTACGCCCACGCCCGCACCCGCGCGCTGCTGCGCAACGCCCACGACCTGGGCGTACGTGTCGAAGCCGCGGCCCGGGACCCGTACCGGCACCCCGCCGAGACGGAACTGCTGGGGCTGATCGCCGACTTTCCCCGGGTTGTCGAGACCGCCGCCCGCCGCCGCGCGCCCGATCGGCTCGCACGGCATCTGGAGCGGCTGGCCGACGCCTACTTCCGGTTCCAGGACGAGTGCCCCGTGCTGCCCAAGGGGGACGAGAAACCCTCGGCCGTCCACGCCGCCCGGGTACGCCTCGCCGACGCGACCGGGATCGTGCTCGCCGACGGCCTGCACCTGCTCGGCATCAGCGCCCCCGACCACCTCTGA